One Myotis daubentonii chromosome 3, mMyoDau2.1, whole genome shotgun sequence genomic window carries:
- the CCDC24 gene encoding coiled-coil domain-containing protein 24 isoform X5, which translates to MPGEPPSLWELVEEHVPLPERPEVKRILGETMVDLSLELRAEVSQLPLQVAMLRSLLQEARSSQAPGSRPTSDPSSLLAPPPLLRDLVRRELRQLLQCLRQKAIYEGRDQTQAWVQYSPRVLRFALEEPRCDFPAQEASQGPAGEPSSSRRDLRLIKDQLGLSNIDRVARHLRGLLEEECHTLEREIPVLQRCLEACTGARQASEATLEPTLAELQEQKAAMQQELQAPLRPSCASPSHRQQPVGSSGQGLRSLPCLRGAAGVWARPLQCHLPAPPLERRPPGLAATCRWGRKLQCSPRKRPASTSVSSAVPQAPT; encoded by the exons ATGCCGGGGGAGCCCCCGTCGCTTTGGGAGCTGGTGGAGGAGCACGTGCCGCTCCCGGAGCGGCCCGAAGTGAAGAGGATTCTGGGGGAGACGATGGTGGACCTGAGCCTGGAGCTGCGGGCAGAG GTGTCTCAGCTCCCCTTGCAGGTGGCGATGTTGCGGTCTCTGCTCCAAGAGGCGCGGTCCTCCCAAGCCCCCGGCTCCCGCCCCACCTCCGACCCCTCCTCCCTTCTGGCACCACCGCCCCTGCTGAGAGACCTCGTGCGCCGGGAGCTGCGGCAGCTGCTCCAGTGTCTCCGCCAGAAGGCCATCTATGAGGGCAG GGACCAGACCCAAGCCTGGGTCCAGTATAGCCCCAGGGTGCTGCGCTTTGCCTTGGAGGAGCCCCGGTGTGATTTTCCAGCACAGGAGGCGTCCCAGGGGCCAGCTGGTGAACCCAG CAGCAGTCGCAGAGACCTCCGTCTCATCAAGGACCAGCTGGGCCTGTCCAACATTGACCGGGTTGCCAGACACCTGCG gggcctcctggaggaggagtGTCACACCTTGGAGAGGGAGATCCCCGTCCTGCAG CGCTGCCTGGAGGCGTGCACAGGGGCACGCCAGGCCTCTGAAGCAACCCTAGAGCCCACCCTGGCAG AGCTACAGGAGCAGAAGGCGGCCATGCAACAGGAGCTGCAGGCACCTCTGCGGCCTTCCTGTGCCTCCCCCAGCCACAG GCAGCAGCCCGTGGGGTCCTCCGGCCAGGGCCTCAGGTCCTTGCCTTGCCTCCGCGGAGCTGCTGGAGTTTGGGCAAGGCCTCTCCAGTGCCACCTACCTGCTCCTCCTCTGGAACGCaggcctccaggcctggctgccaCCTGCCGCTGGGGACGGAAGCTCCAGTGCAGCCCCAGGAAAAGGCCAGCGTCCACCTCAGTGTCCAGTGCAGTGCCCCAGGCCCCGACCTGA
- the CCDC24 gene encoding coiled-coil domain-containing protein 24 isoform X1 produces MPGEPPSLWELVEEHVPLPERPEVKRILGETMVDLSLELRAEVSQLPLQVAMLRSLLQEARSSQAPGSRPTSDPSSLLAPPPLLRDLVRRELRQLLQCLRQKAIYEGRDQTQAWVQYSPRVLRFALEEPRCDFPAQEASQGPAGEPSSSRRDLRLIKDQLGLSNIDRVARHLRGLLEEECHTLEREIPVLQRCLEACTGARQASEATLEPTLAELQEQKAAMQQELQAPLRPSCASPSHSSPWGPPARASGPCLASAELLEFGQGLSSATYLLLLWNAGLQAWLPPAAGDGSSSAAPGKGQRPPQCPVQCPRPRPDRWPQSRLWLLDLAPPATATSQLPWPCLLQILSWIGPQGCPPV; encoded by the exons ATGCCGGGGGAGCCCCCGTCGCTTTGGGAGCTGGTGGAGGAGCACGTGCCGCTCCCGGAGCGGCCCGAAGTGAAGAGGATTCTGGGGGAGACGATGGTGGACCTGAGCCTGGAGCTGCGGGCAGAG GTGTCTCAGCTCCCCTTGCAGGTGGCGATGTTGCGGTCTCTGCTCCAAGAGGCGCGGTCCTCCCAAGCCCCCGGCTCCCGCCCCACCTCCGACCCCTCCTCCCTTCTGGCACCACCGCCCCTGCTGAGAGACCTCGTGCGCCGGGAGCTGCGGCAGCTGCTCCAGTGTCTCCGCCAGAAGGCCATCTATGAGGGCAG GGACCAGACCCAAGCCTGGGTCCAGTATAGCCCCAGGGTGCTGCGCTTTGCCTTGGAGGAGCCCCGGTGTGATTTTCCAGCACAGGAGGCGTCCCAGGGGCCAGCTGGTGAACCCAG CAGCAGTCGCAGAGACCTCCGTCTCATCAAGGACCAGCTGGGCCTGTCCAACATTGACCGGGTTGCCAGACACCTGCG gggcctcctggaggaggagtGTCACACCTTGGAGAGGGAGATCCCCGTCCTGCAG CGCTGCCTGGAGGCGTGCACAGGGGCACGCCAGGCCTCTGAAGCAACCCTAGAGCCCACCCTGGCAG AGCTACAGGAGCAGAAGGCGGCCATGCAACAGGAGCTGCAGGCACCTCTGCGGCCTTCCTGTGCCTCCCCCAGCCACAG CAGCCCGTGGGGTCCTCCGGCCAGGGCCTCAGGTCCTTGCCTTGCCTCCGCGGAGCTGCTGGAGTTTGGGCAAGGCCTCTCCAGTGCCACCTACCTGCTCCTCCTCTGGAACGCaggcctccaggcctggctgccaCCTGCCGCTGGGGACGGAAGCTCCAGTGCAGCCCCAGGAAAAGGCCAGCGTCCACCTCAGTGTCCAGTGCAGTGCCCCAGGCCCCGACCTGACCGCTGGCCACAAAGTAGGCTCTGGCTTCTGGACCTCGCCCCGCCTGCTACTGCCACCTCTCAGTTGCCATGGCCTTGCCTGCTTCAGATCTTGTCTTGGATAGGACCCCAAGGCTGTCCGCCTGTctga
- the B4GALT2 gene encoding beta-1,4-galactosyltransferase 2, protein MSRLLGGTLERVCKAVLLLCLLHFLVAVILYFDVYAQHLAFFSRFSARGPARVLHPAASSSSNCSRPNATAPSSGLPEAPSVRPGSSAPLLPPCPDSPPGLVGRLLIEFTSPMPLERVQRENPGVLLGGRYTPPDCAPAQTVAVIIPFRHREHHLRYWLHYLHPILRRQRLRYGIYVINQHGEDTFNRAKLLNVGFLEALKEDASYDCFIFSDVDLVPMDDRNLYRCGDQPRHFAIAMDKFGFRLPYAGYFGGVSGLSKAQFLRINGFPNEYWGWGGEDDDIFNRISLTGMKISRPDVRIGRYRMIKHDRDKHNEPNPQRFTKIQNTKLTMKRDGIGSVRYQVLEVSRQPLFTNITVDIGRPPSWPPRG, encoded by the exons ATGAGCAGGCTGCTGGGGGGGACGCTGGAGCGCGTCTGCAAGGCGGTGCTCCTTCTCTGCCTGCTGCACTTTCTCGTGGCCGTCATCCTCTACTTCGACGTCTATGCCCAGCACCTGGCCTTCTTCAGCCGCTTCAGTGCCCGAGGCCCTGCCCGTGTCCTTcacccagctgccagcagcagcTCCAACTGCTCCCGGCCCAACGCCACGGCCCCCAGCTCCGGACTCCCTGAGGCCCCCAGTGTCCGGCCTGGCTCCTCGGCTCCCCTCCTGCCGCCCTGTCCTGACTCGCCACCTGGCCTTG TGGGCCGACTGCTGATTGAGTTCACCTCGCCCATGCCCCTGGAGCGGGTGCAGAGGGAGAACCCGGGTGTGCTCCTGGGTGGCCGCTATACACCGCCCGACTGCGCCCCAGCCCAGACAGTGGCAGTCATCATCCCCTTTCGACACCGGGAGCACCACCTACGCTACTGGCTCCACTATCTGCACCCCATCCTGAGGCGGCAGCGGCTGCGCTATGGCATCTATGTCATCAACCAG catggCGAGGACACCTTCAACCGGGCCAAGCTGCTCAACGTGGGCTTCCTAGAGGCGCTGAAGGAGGACGCCTCCTACGACTGCTTCATCTTCAGTGACGTGGACCTGGTCCCCATGGATGACCGCAACCTGTACCGCTGCGGCGACCAGCCCCGCCACTTCGCCATCGCCATGGACAAGTTCGGCTTCCG GCTGCCCTACGCTGGCTACTTTGGAGGCGTGTCGGGCCTGAGCAAAGCCCAGTTCCTGAGAATCAATGGCTTCCCCAATGAGTACTGGGGCTGGGGTGGTGAGGATGACGACATCTTCAACAG GATCTCCCTGACTGGGATGAAGATCTCACGCCCAGACGTGCGCATAGGCCGCTACCGCATGATCAAGCACGACCGGGACAAGCATAACGAGCCCAATCCTCAGAG GTTTACCAAGATTCAAAACACGAAGCTGACCATGAAGCGCGACGGCATCGGGTCAGTGCGGTATCAGGTCTTGGAGGTGTCTAGGCAGCCGCTCTTCACCAACATCACAGTGGACATTGGACGACCCCCATCATGGCCCCCCCGGGGCTGA
- the CCDC24 gene encoding coiled-coil domain-containing protein 24 isoform X8, with translation MPGEPPSLWELVEEHVPLPERPEVKRILGETMVDLSLELRAEVAMLRSLLQEARSSQAPGSRPTSDPSSLLAPPPLLRDLVRRELRQLLQCLRQKAIYEGRDQTQAWVQYSPRVLRFALEEPRCDFPAQEASQGPAGEPSSRRDLRLIKDQLGLSNIDRVARHLRGLLEEECHTLEREIPVLQRCLEACTGARQASEATLEPTLAELQEQKAAMQQELQAPLRPSCASPSHRQQPVGSSGQGLRSLPCLRGAAGVWARPLQCHLPAPPLERRPPGLAATCRWGRKLQCSPRKRPASTSVSSAVPQAPT, from the exons ATGCCGGGGGAGCCCCCGTCGCTTTGGGAGCTGGTGGAGGAGCACGTGCCGCTCCCGGAGCGGCCCGAAGTGAAGAGGATTCTGGGGGAGACGATGGTGGACCTGAGCCTGGAGCTGCGGGCAGAG GTGGCGATGTTGCGGTCTCTGCTCCAAGAGGCGCGGTCCTCCCAAGCCCCCGGCTCCCGCCCCACCTCCGACCCCTCCTCCCTTCTGGCACCACCGCCCCTGCTGAGAGACCTCGTGCGCCGGGAGCTGCGGCAGCTGCTCCAGTGTCTCCGCCAGAAGGCCATCTATGAGGGCAG GGACCAGACCCAAGCCTGGGTCCAGTATAGCCCCAGGGTGCTGCGCTTTGCCTTGGAGGAGCCCCGGTGTGATTTTCCAGCACAGGAGGCGTCCCAGGGGCCAGCTGGTGAACCCAG CAGTCGCAGAGACCTCCGTCTCATCAAGGACCAGCTGGGCCTGTCCAACATTGACCGGGTTGCCAGACACCTGCG gggcctcctggaggaggagtGTCACACCTTGGAGAGGGAGATCCCCGTCCTGCAG CGCTGCCTGGAGGCGTGCACAGGGGCACGCCAGGCCTCTGAAGCAACCCTAGAGCCCACCCTGGCAG AGCTACAGGAGCAGAAGGCGGCCATGCAACAGGAGCTGCAGGCACCTCTGCGGCCTTCCTGTGCCTCCCCCAGCCACAG GCAGCAGCCCGTGGGGTCCTCCGGCCAGGGCCTCAGGTCCTTGCCTTGCCTCCGCGGAGCTGCTGGAGTTTGGGCAAGGCCTCTCCAGTGCCACCTACCTGCTCCTCCTCTGGAACGCaggcctccaggcctggctgccaCCTGCCGCTGGGGACGGAAGCTCCAGTGCAGCCCCAGGAAAAGGCCAGCGTCCACCTCAGTGTCCAGTGCAGTGCCCCAGGCCCCGACCTGA
- the CCDC24 gene encoding coiled-coil domain-containing protein 24 isoform X3: MPGEPPSLWELVEEHVPLPERPEVKRILGETMVDLSLELRAELPLQVAMLRSLLQEARSSQAPGSRPTSDPSSLLAPPPLLRDLVRRELRQLLQCLRQKAIYEGRDQTQAWVQYSPRVLRFALEEPRCDFPAQEASQGPAGEPSSSRRDLRLIKDQLGLSNIDRVARHLRGLLEEECHTLEREIPVLQRCLEACTGARQASEATLEPTLAELQEQKAAMQQELQAPLRPSCASPSHSSPWGPPARASGPCLASAELLEFGQGLSSATYLLLLWNAGLQAWLPPAAGDGSSSAAPGKGQRPPQCPVQCPRPRPDRWPQSRLWLLDLAPPATATSQLPWPCLLQILSWIGPQGCPPV; encoded by the exons ATGCCGGGGGAGCCCCCGTCGCTTTGGGAGCTGGTGGAGGAGCACGTGCCGCTCCCGGAGCGGCCCGAAGTGAAGAGGATTCTGGGGGAGACGATGGTGGACCTGAGCCTGGAGCTGCGGGCAGAG CTCCCCTTGCAGGTGGCGATGTTGCGGTCTCTGCTCCAAGAGGCGCGGTCCTCCCAAGCCCCCGGCTCCCGCCCCACCTCCGACCCCTCCTCCCTTCTGGCACCACCGCCCCTGCTGAGAGACCTCGTGCGCCGGGAGCTGCGGCAGCTGCTCCAGTGTCTCCGCCAGAAGGCCATCTATGAGGGCAG GGACCAGACCCAAGCCTGGGTCCAGTATAGCCCCAGGGTGCTGCGCTTTGCCTTGGAGGAGCCCCGGTGTGATTTTCCAGCACAGGAGGCGTCCCAGGGGCCAGCTGGTGAACCCAG CAGCAGTCGCAGAGACCTCCGTCTCATCAAGGACCAGCTGGGCCTGTCCAACATTGACCGGGTTGCCAGACACCTGCG gggcctcctggaggaggagtGTCACACCTTGGAGAGGGAGATCCCCGTCCTGCAG CGCTGCCTGGAGGCGTGCACAGGGGCACGCCAGGCCTCTGAAGCAACCCTAGAGCCCACCCTGGCAG AGCTACAGGAGCAGAAGGCGGCCATGCAACAGGAGCTGCAGGCACCTCTGCGGCCTTCCTGTGCCTCCCCCAGCCACAG CAGCCCGTGGGGTCCTCCGGCCAGGGCCTCAGGTCCTTGCCTTGCCTCCGCGGAGCTGCTGGAGTTTGGGCAAGGCCTCTCCAGTGCCACCTACCTGCTCCTCCTCTGGAACGCaggcctccaggcctggctgccaCCTGCCGCTGGGGACGGAAGCTCCAGTGCAGCCCCAGGAAAAGGCCAGCGTCCACCTCAGTGTCCAGTGCAGTGCCCCAGGCCCCGACCTGACCGCTGGCCACAAAGTAGGCTCTGGCTTCTGGACCTCGCCCCGCCTGCTACTGCCACCTCTCAGTTGCCATGGCCTTGCCTGCTTCAGATCTTGTCTTGGATAGGACCCCAAGGCTGTCCGCCTGTctga
- the CCDC24 gene encoding coiled-coil domain-containing protein 24 isoform X2 gives MPGEPPSLWELVEEHVPLPERPEVKRILGETMVDLSLELRAEVSQLPLQVAMLRSLLQEARSSQAPGSRPTSDPSSLLAPPPLLRDLVRRELRQLLQCLRQKAIYEGRDQTQAWVQYSPRVLRFALEEPRCDFPAQEASQGPAGEPSSRRDLRLIKDQLGLSNIDRVARHLRGLLEEECHTLEREIPVLQRCLEACTGARQASEATLEPTLAELQEQKAAMQQELQAPLRPSCASPSHSSPWGPPARASGPCLASAELLEFGQGLSSATYLLLLWNAGLQAWLPPAAGDGSSSAAPGKGQRPPQCPVQCPRPRPDRWPQSRLWLLDLAPPATATSQLPWPCLLQILSWIGPQGCPPV, from the exons ATGCCGGGGGAGCCCCCGTCGCTTTGGGAGCTGGTGGAGGAGCACGTGCCGCTCCCGGAGCGGCCCGAAGTGAAGAGGATTCTGGGGGAGACGATGGTGGACCTGAGCCTGGAGCTGCGGGCAGAG GTGTCTCAGCTCCCCTTGCAGGTGGCGATGTTGCGGTCTCTGCTCCAAGAGGCGCGGTCCTCCCAAGCCCCCGGCTCCCGCCCCACCTCCGACCCCTCCTCCCTTCTGGCACCACCGCCCCTGCTGAGAGACCTCGTGCGCCGGGAGCTGCGGCAGCTGCTCCAGTGTCTCCGCCAGAAGGCCATCTATGAGGGCAG GGACCAGACCCAAGCCTGGGTCCAGTATAGCCCCAGGGTGCTGCGCTTTGCCTTGGAGGAGCCCCGGTGTGATTTTCCAGCACAGGAGGCGTCCCAGGGGCCAGCTGGTGAACCCAG CAGTCGCAGAGACCTCCGTCTCATCAAGGACCAGCTGGGCCTGTCCAACATTGACCGGGTTGCCAGACACCTGCG gggcctcctggaggaggagtGTCACACCTTGGAGAGGGAGATCCCCGTCCTGCAG CGCTGCCTGGAGGCGTGCACAGGGGCACGCCAGGCCTCTGAAGCAACCCTAGAGCCCACCCTGGCAG AGCTACAGGAGCAGAAGGCGGCCATGCAACAGGAGCTGCAGGCACCTCTGCGGCCTTCCTGTGCCTCCCCCAGCCACAG CAGCCCGTGGGGTCCTCCGGCCAGGGCCTCAGGTCCTTGCCTTGCCTCCGCGGAGCTGCTGGAGTTTGGGCAAGGCCTCTCCAGTGCCACCTACCTGCTCCTCCTCTGGAACGCaggcctccaggcctggctgccaCCTGCCGCTGGGGACGGAAGCTCCAGTGCAGCCCCAGGAAAAGGCCAGCGTCCACCTCAGTGTCCAGTGCAGTGCCCCAGGCCCCGACCTGACCGCTGGCCACAAAGTAGGCTCTGGCTTCTGGACCTCGCCCCGCCTGCTACTGCCACCTCTCAGTTGCCATGGCCTTGCCTGCTTCAGATCTTGTCTTGGATAGGACCCCAAGGCTGTCCGCCTGTctga
- the CCDC24 gene encoding coiled-coil domain-containing protein 24 isoform X6, translated as MPGEPPSLWELVEEHVPLPERPEVKRILGETMVDLSLELRAEVSQLPLQVAMLRSLLQEARSSQAPGSRPTSDPSSLLAPPPLLRDLVRRELRQLLQCLRQKAIYEGRDQTQAWVQYSPRVLRFALEEPRCDFPAQEASQGPAGEPSSRRDLRLIKDQLGLSNIDRVARHLRGLLEEECHTLEREIPVLQRCLEACTGARQASEATLEPTLAELQEQKAAMQQELQAPLRPSCASPSHRQQPVGSSGQGLRSLPCLRGAAGVWARPLQCHLPAPPLERRPPGLAATCRWGRKLQCSPRKRPASTSVSSAVPQAPT; from the exons ATGCCGGGGGAGCCCCCGTCGCTTTGGGAGCTGGTGGAGGAGCACGTGCCGCTCCCGGAGCGGCCCGAAGTGAAGAGGATTCTGGGGGAGACGATGGTGGACCTGAGCCTGGAGCTGCGGGCAGAG GTGTCTCAGCTCCCCTTGCAGGTGGCGATGTTGCGGTCTCTGCTCCAAGAGGCGCGGTCCTCCCAAGCCCCCGGCTCCCGCCCCACCTCCGACCCCTCCTCCCTTCTGGCACCACCGCCCCTGCTGAGAGACCTCGTGCGCCGGGAGCTGCGGCAGCTGCTCCAGTGTCTCCGCCAGAAGGCCATCTATGAGGGCAG GGACCAGACCCAAGCCTGGGTCCAGTATAGCCCCAGGGTGCTGCGCTTTGCCTTGGAGGAGCCCCGGTGTGATTTTCCAGCACAGGAGGCGTCCCAGGGGCCAGCTGGTGAACCCAG CAGTCGCAGAGACCTCCGTCTCATCAAGGACCAGCTGGGCCTGTCCAACATTGACCGGGTTGCCAGACACCTGCG gggcctcctggaggaggagtGTCACACCTTGGAGAGGGAGATCCCCGTCCTGCAG CGCTGCCTGGAGGCGTGCACAGGGGCACGCCAGGCCTCTGAAGCAACCCTAGAGCCCACCCTGGCAG AGCTACAGGAGCAGAAGGCGGCCATGCAACAGGAGCTGCAGGCACCTCTGCGGCCTTCCTGTGCCTCCCCCAGCCACAG GCAGCAGCCCGTGGGGTCCTCCGGCCAGGGCCTCAGGTCCTTGCCTTGCCTCCGCGGAGCTGCTGGAGTTTGGGCAAGGCCTCTCCAGTGCCACCTACCTGCTCCTCCTCTGGAACGCaggcctccaggcctggctgccaCCTGCCGCTGGGGACGGAAGCTCCAGTGCAGCCCCAGGAAAAGGCCAGCGTCCACCTCAGTGTCCAGTGCAGTGCCCCAGGCCCCGACCTGA
- the CCDC24 gene encoding coiled-coil domain-containing protein 24 isoform X4, whose translation MPGEPPSLWELVEEHVPLPERPEVKRILGETMVDLSLELRAEVAMLRSLLQEARSSQAPGSRPTSDPSSLLAPPPLLRDLVRRELRQLLQCLRQKAIYEGRDQTQAWVQYSPRVLRFALEEPRCDFPAQEASQGPAGEPSSSRRDLRLIKDQLGLSNIDRVARHLRGLLEEECHTLEREIPVLQRCLEACTGARQASEATLEPTLAELQEQKAAMQQELQAPLRPSCASPSHSSPWGPPARASGPCLASAELLEFGQGLSSATYLLLLWNAGLQAWLPPAAGDGSSSAAPGKGQRPPQCPVQCPRPRPDRWPQSRLWLLDLAPPATATSQLPWPCLLQILSWIGPQGCPPV comes from the exons ATGCCGGGGGAGCCCCCGTCGCTTTGGGAGCTGGTGGAGGAGCACGTGCCGCTCCCGGAGCGGCCCGAAGTGAAGAGGATTCTGGGGGAGACGATGGTGGACCTGAGCCTGGAGCTGCGGGCAGAG GTGGCGATGTTGCGGTCTCTGCTCCAAGAGGCGCGGTCCTCCCAAGCCCCCGGCTCCCGCCCCACCTCCGACCCCTCCTCCCTTCTGGCACCACCGCCCCTGCTGAGAGACCTCGTGCGCCGGGAGCTGCGGCAGCTGCTCCAGTGTCTCCGCCAGAAGGCCATCTATGAGGGCAG GGACCAGACCCAAGCCTGGGTCCAGTATAGCCCCAGGGTGCTGCGCTTTGCCTTGGAGGAGCCCCGGTGTGATTTTCCAGCACAGGAGGCGTCCCAGGGGCCAGCTGGTGAACCCAG CAGCAGTCGCAGAGACCTCCGTCTCATCAAGGACCAGCTGGGCCTGTCCAACATTGACCGGGTTGCCAGACACCTGCG gggcctcctggaggaggagtGTCACACCTTGGAGAGGGAGATCCCCGTCCTGCAG CGCTGCCTGGAGGCGTGCACAGGGGCACGCCAGGCCTCTGAAGCAACCCTAGAGCCCACCCTGGCAG AGCTACAGGAGCAGAAGGCGGCCATGCAACAGGAGCTGCAGGCACCTCTGCGGCCTTCCTGTGCCTCCCCCAGCCACAG CAGCCCGTGGGGTCCTCCGGCCAGGGCCTCAGGTCCTTGCCTTGCCTCCGCGGAGCTGCTGGAGTTTGGGCAAGGCCTCTCCAGTGCCACCTACCTGCTCCTCCTCTGGAACGCaggcctccaggcctggctgccaCCTGCCGCTGGGGACGGAAGCTCCAGTGCAGCCCCAGGAAAAGGCCAGCGTCCACCTCAGTGTCCAGTGCAGTGCCCCAGGCCCCGACCTGACCGCTGGCCACAAAGTAGGCTCTGGCTTCTGGACCTCGCCCCGCCTGCTACTGCCACCTCTCAGTTGCCATGGCCTTGCCTGCTTCAGATCTTGTCTTGGATAGGACCCCAAGGCTGTCCGCCTGTctga
- the CCDC24 gene encoding coiled-coil domain-containing protein 24 isoform X7 codes for MPGEPPSLWELVEEHVPLPERPEVKRILGETMVDLSLELRAEVAMLRSLLQEARSSQAPGSRPTSDPSSLLAPPPLLRDLVRRELRQLLQCLRQKAIYEGRDQTQAWVQYSPRVLRFALEEPRCDFPAQEASQGPAGEPSSSRRDLRLIKDQLGLSNIDRVARHLRGLLEEECHTLEREIPVLQRCLEACTGARQASEATLEPTLAELQEQKAAMQQELQAPLRPSCASPSHRQQPVGSSGQGLRSLPCLRGAAGVWARPLQCHLPAPPLERRPPGLAATCRWGRKLQCSPRKRPASTSVSSAVPQAPT; via the exons ATGCCGGGGGAGCCCCCGTCGCTTTGGGAGCTGGTGGAGGAGCACGTGCCGCTCCCGGAGCGGCCCGAAGTGAAGAGGATTCTGGGGGAGACGATGGTGGACCTGAGCCTGGAGCTGCGGGCAGAG GTGGCGATGTTGCGGTCTCTGCTCCAAGAGGCGCGGTCCTCCCAAGCCCCCGGCTCCCGCCCCACCTCCGACCCCTCCTCCCTTCTGGCACCACCGCCCCTGCTGAGAGACCTCGTGCGCCGGGAGCTGCGGCAGCTGCTCCAGTGTCTCCGCCAGAAGGCCATCTATGAGGGCAG GGACCAGACCCAAGCCTGGGTCCAGTATAGCCCCAGGGTGCTGCGCTTTGCCTTGGAGGAGCCCCGGTGTGATTTTCCAGCACAGGAGGCGTCCCAGGGGCCAGCTGGTGAACCCAG CAGCAGTCGCAGAGACCTCCGTCTCATCAAGGACCAGCTGGGCCTGTCCAACATTGACCGGGTTGCCAGACACCTGCG gggcctcctggaggaggagtGTCACACCTTGGAGAGGGAGATCCCCGTCCTGCAG CGCTGCCTGGAGGCGTGCACAGGGGCACGCCAGGCCTCTGAAGCAACCCTAGAGCCCACCCTGGCAG AGCTACAGGAGCAGAAGGCGGCCATGCAACAGGAGCTGCAGGCACCTCTGCGGCCTTCCTGTGCCTCCCCCAGCCACAG GCAGCAGCCCGTGGGGTCCTCCGGCCAGGGCCTCAGGTCCTTGCCTTGCCTCCGCGGAGCTGCTGGAGTTTGGGCAAGGCCTCTCCAGTGCCACCTACCTGCTCCTCCTCTGGAACGCaggcctccaggcctggctgccaCCTGCCGCTGGGGACGGAAGCTCCAGTGCAGCCCCAGGAAAAGGCCAGCGTCCACCTCAGTGTCCAGTGCAGTGCCCCAGGCCCCGACCTGA